In Streptococcus sp. SN-1, a single genomic region encodes these proteins:
- a CDS encoding ZmpA/ZmpB/ZmpC family metallo-endopeptidase, producing the protein MEKYFGEKQQRFSFRKLSVGLVSATISSLFFMSVLGSSSVNAQETKGVHYKYVTDSELSSDEQNKLVYDIPTYVDNDDETYYLVYKLNSQNQLGELPNTGSKNEMQALVAGASLAALGILVFAVSKKKVKNKTVLHLVLVAGIGNGVLVSAHALENNLLLNYNTDYELTSGEKLPLPKDISGYTYIGYIKEGNITSESKVNNQDKSVATPTKQQKVDYSVTPNFVENPSTVQAIQEQTPVSSTKPTEVQVVEKPLSTELTNPRKEEKQSSDSQAQLAEHKNLETKKDEKVSQKEKTGVNTLNPQDEVLSGQLNKPELLYRDETIETKIDFQEEVQENPDLAEGTIRVKQEGKLGKKVEIVRIFSVNKEEVSREIVSTSTAAPVSRIVEKGTKKAQVIKEQPETVTEHKDLQAGSIVKPAVQPELPEAVVSDKGEPEVHEKPEYTGVQAGAIVEPEKVEPEYAGVQAGAIVEPEQVEPLPEYTGVQAGAVVEPEKVESPKEYTGVQAGAVVEPEQVAPLPEYTGVQAGAIVEPEQVEPLPEYTGVQAGAVVEPEKVESPKEYTGVQAGAVVEPEQVAPLPEYTGVQAGAIVEPEQVEPPKEYTGVQTGAIVEPEKVEAPKEYTGVQAGAIVEPEKVEAPKEYTGVQAGAIVEPEKVEPPKEYTGVQAGAIVEPEKVEPPKEYTGKIESPKTEKPKPAVELNNTTENNNVEKNASALLRMNFVKDNKALSGTGSATFIAPNVLLTVAHNFINNSSDNTTGEFRGDKAKNTYEWQSPDGQKGSFTSDDIHFYNQKDYPKGFIYDLAVIKLPESTRRQYANLVENYSKVNVNDKLNVHGYPAGQYTHLKDTTVEMEQKYANNTYGVQYQGGKAGMSGGGIFNSKGEVIGIHQNGAENRSGGLILSPTQLAWIRSIINGKEITPKYDALERHKDEKKDDTKEEKEIVKKLELRNISSVELYSKEGDKYRHVTSLSSVPNISSNYFMKVKSENFKDVMLPVESITNDNKDNREVYKIVARVNNLIQHENDRVLDNYTYYLPKTVSSENGVYTSFKNLVDDMNSNPHGTFRLGATMDAREVELLEGQESYINHEFSGTLIGSNNDKNYAVYNLKKPLFNVLNHANIRDLSIKEANVSSKEDAATIAKEAKNGTNITNVHSSGVIAGERGIGGLVSQVTDSKILNSSYTGRITNTYDTTATYQIGGLVGKLSGARASIDRSVSSIDMATNANQGDQIVGGIAGVVDDRATISNSYVEGNVNNVKHFGKVGGVVGNLWDNSGEVENSGRLSDVLSDVNVTNGNAIVGYDFNGIKAFKTYSNKNNKVVNVVQVDDELVTKDSDVQRGTILESDKVNAKKVELVSKQSTKVEDFNFSSRYVTDYRNLENADSSKEQVYKNIEKLLPFYNRETIVKYGNLVETSSNLYKKELLSVVPMKDKEIISDVNGNKSSINKLLLYYTDNTSETINIQYQSDFSNVAEYSLNGTKLIYTPNTLLRNYKNILDEVLPELNKVEYKSDAIRKVLDISKGISLTELYLDEQFDKTKANIEDSLSKLLSADAAIAENSNSIIDNYVIEKIKNNKEALLLGLTYLERWYNFKYDNASAKDLVMYHLDFFGKSNSSALDNVIELGKSGFNNLLAKNNVITYNVLLAKNYGTESLFKALEGYRKVFLPKTSNNEWFKKQTKAYIVEEKSTIKEVSDKQSIAGSPYSIGVYDRLTSPSWKYQSMVLPLLTLPEKSVFMIANISTIGFGAYDRYRSKEYPKGEKLNKFVEENAQAAAKRFRDHYDYWYKILDNENKEKLFRSIPVYDAFRFGNDEDNKLQEANFETNHPAIKHFFGPAGNNVVHNANGAYATGDAFYYMAYRMLDKSGAVTYTHEMTHNSDREIYLGGYGRRSGLGPEFFAKGLLQAPDHPNDATITINSILKHLKSDSKEGERLQILDPTTRFNSADDLKQYVHNMFDVVYMLEYLEGQSIIQHLSNAEKMTALRKIENVFVKDPDGNNVYATNVVRDLTVEEAKKLRSFNDLIDNNIISSREYASKTYERNGYFTIKLFAPIYAALSNDDGTPGDLMGRRMAYELLAAKGFKDGMVPYISNQFEPDARENNKTISSYGKTKGLVTDKLVLHKLFNGQYHTWSDFKKAMYTERKDKFNKLNKVTFKDTTKSWTSFATKTTSSIDELQKLMNEAVRQDAEGTHWDNYNPETDSAVHKLKRAIFKAYLDQTDDFRSSIFENKK; encoded by the coding sequence ATGGAAAAGTATTTTGGTGAAAAACAGCAGCGTTTTTCATTTAGAAAATTATCAGTAGGACTTGTATCTGCAACGATTTCAAGTTTATTTTTTATGTCTGTATTAGGTAGTTCATCTGTGAATGCTCAAGAGACTAAAGGTGTTCACTATAAATATGTAACAGATTCAGAGCTATCATCAGATGAGCAGAATAAGCTTGTCTATGATATTCCGACATACGTGGATAATGATGATGAGACTTATTATCTTGTTTATAAATTAAATTCCCAAAATCAACTGGGGGAATTGCCAAATACTGGAAGCAAGAATGAGATGCAAGCCCTAGTTGCTGGTGCTAGCTTAGCAGCTCTGGGGATTTTAGTTTTTGCTGTTTCCAAGAAAAAAGTTAAGAATAAAACGGTATTACATTTAGTATTGGTTGCAGGAATAGGAAACGGTGTTCTTGTATCGGCTCATGCTTTAGAAAATAATCTTTTGCTAAATTACAATACTGACTATGAATTGACTTCTGGAGAAAAATTACCTCTTCCTAAAGACATTTCAGGTTACACATATATTGGATATATCAAAGAGGGAAACATAACTTCTGAGTCTAAAGTAAATAATCAAGATAAATCAGTAGCCACTCCTACAAAACAACAAAAGGTTGATTATAGTGTTACACCTAATTTTGTAGAGAATCCATCAACAGTACAAGCTATTCAGGAACAAACACCTGTTTCTTCAACTAAGCCGACAGAAGTTCAAGTAGTTGAAAAACCTCTTTCTACAGAATTAACGAATCCAAGAAAAGAAGAGAAACAATCTTCAGATTCTCAAGCACAATTAGCCGAACATAAGAATCTAGAAACGAAGAAAGACGAGAAGGTTTCTCAAAAAGAAAAGACTGGGGTAAATACATTAAATCCACAGGATGAAGTTCTATCAGGTCAGTTGAATAAACCTGAACTCTTATATCGTGACGAAACTATAGAGACAAAAATAGATTTTCAAGAAGAAGTTCAGGAGAATCCTGATTTAGCTGAAGGAACTATAAGAGTAAAACAAGAAGGTAAATTAGGTAAGAAAGTTGAAATCGTCAGAATATTCTCTGTAAACAAGGAAGAAGTTTCGCGAGAAATTGTTTCAACTTCAACGGCTGCGCCTGTTTCAAGAATAGTAGAAAAAGGTACTAAAAAAGCTCAAGTTATAAAGGAACAACCTGAGACTGTCACAGAACATAAGGACCTACAAGCTGGATCTATTGTTAAACCCGCAGTCCAACCTGAGTTACCAGAGGCTGTAGTAAGTGATAAAGGAGAACCTGAAGTTCATGAAAAACCAGAATATACAGGTGTACAAGCCGGAGCTATTGTTGAACCAGAAAAAGTTGAACCGGAATATGCTGGAGTACAAGCTGGAGCAATAGTTGAACCGGAACAAGTAGAACCACTGCCAGAATATACAGGCGTGCAAGCCGGAGCTGTGGTTGAACCAGAAAAAGTAGAGTCACCCAAAGAGTACACAGGTGTGCAAGCTGGGGCAGTAGTCGAACCGGAGCAAGTAGCACCACTACCTGAATACACAGGAGTACAAGCTGGAGCAATAGTTGAACCGGAACAAGTAGAACCACTGCCAGAATATACAGGCGTGCAAGCCGGAGCTGTGGTTGAACCAGAAAAAGTAGAGTCACCCAAAGAGTACACAGGTGTGCAAGCTGGGGCAGTAGTCGAACCGGAGCAAGTAGCACCACTACCTGAATACACAGGAGTACAAGCTGGAGCAATAGTTGAACCGGAACAAGTAGAACCACCCAAAGAGTACACAGGTGTGCAAACTGGAGCGATAGTCGAGCCAGAGAAAGTAGAAGCACCGAAAGAATATACAGGAGTACAAGCTGGGGCGATAGTCGAACCAGAAAAAGTAGAAGCACCAAAAGAATATACAGGCGTACAAGCCGGAGCAATAGTCGAGCCAGAAAAAGTAGAACCACCGAAAGAGTATACAGGGGTTCAAGCTGGAGCGATAGTCGAACCAGAAAAAGTGGAACCACCGAAAGAATACACAGGGAAAATTGAATCACCGAAAACAGAGAAGCCTAAACCTGCAGTAGAGTTAAACAATACAACAGAAAACAATAATGTAGAAAAAAATGCTAGTGCACTTCTTCGAATGAATTTTGTTAAAGATAACAAAGCATTATCAGGAACGGGTTCAGCTACTTTTATAGCTCCTAATGTATTGTTGACAGTAGCGCATAATTTTATTAATAATTCTTCAGATAACACTACTGGTGAGTTTAGGGGAGATAAAGCTAAAAACACATATGAATGGCAGTCACCTGATGGACAAAAAGGTTCATTCACTTCAGATGATATTCACTTCTATAATCAAAAAGATTATCCAAAAGGCTTTATCTACGATTTAGCAGTTATTAAATTACCTGAATCTACTAGAAGACAGTATGCCAACTTAGTAGAAAATTACTCGAAAGTAAATGTTAATGACAAACTAAATGTTCATGGATATCCTGCTGGGCAGTATACTCACTTAAAAGATACTACTGTAGAAATGGAACAAAAATACGCTAATAATACTTATGGTGTCCAATACCAAGGTGGAAAAGCTGGTATGAGTGGTGGAGGAATCTTTAACTCTAAAGGAGAAGTCATTGGCATACACCAAAATGGAGCTGAAAATCGTTCAGGAGGATTGATTTTATCTCCAACACAATTAGCTTGGATTAGAAGTATTATAAACGGTAAAGAAATTACACCTAAATATGATGCTCTTGAACGTCATAAAGATGAGAAAAAAGATGACACTAAAGAAGAGAAAGAAATTGTTAAAAAATTAGAACTTAGAAATATTTCTTCTGTTGAACTATATTCGAAAGAAGGAGATAAGTATCGTCATGTAACTTCACTTTCAAGTGTGCCAAACATCTCTTCAAATTACTTTATGAAAGTTAAGTCAGAGAATTTTAAGGATGTAATGCTTCCAGTTGAAAGTATTACTAATGATAATAAAGATAATAGAGAAGTCTATAAAATAGTGGCTCGCGTAAATAATCTGATACAACATGAAAATGATAGAGTATTAGATAATTATACATACTACCTACCTAAGACGGTAAGTAGTGAAAATGGTGTTTATACATCATTTAAAAATCTTGTAGATGATATGAATAGTAACCCACATGGTACATTTCGTCTAGGGGCGACTATGGATGCTCGTGAAGTAGAACTTTTGGAAGGTCAAGAAAGTTATATTAATCACGAATTTAGTGGTACATTAATAGGTTCAAACAATGATAAGAACTATGCTGTATATAACCTGAAAAAACCGTTATTTAACGTTTTAAATCATGCTAATATTCGAGATCTTTCAATAAAAGAAGCAAATGTTTCTTCTAAAGAAGATGCTGCTACAATAGCGAAAGAAGCGAAAAATGGTACTAACATTACTAATGTTCACTCATCTGGTGTAATTGCTGGTGAACGTGGCATTGGTGGTTTAGTTTCACAAGTTACAGATTCTAAAATCTTGAATAGTAGTTATACTGGTAGAATAACTAATACTTATGACACAACGGCTACTTATCAAATAGGTGGTTTAGTTGGTAAACTTTCAGGAGCTAGAGCTTCAATTGATAGATCAGTTTCGTCTATTGATATGGCGACAAATGCTAATCAAGGAGACCAAATTGTTGGTGGTATAGCGGGAGTTGTTGATGATAGAGCGACAATCAGTAATAGCTATGTTGAAGGTAATGTTAATAATGTGAAACATTTTGGTAAAGTTGGTGGAGTCGTTGGTAATCTTTGGGATAATTCAGGAGAAGTTGAAAATTCAGGTCGACTATCTGATGTGCTAAGTGATGTTAATGTTACTAATGGGAACGCTATAGTTGGTTATGATTTTAATGGTATTAAAGCATTTAAGACATATAGTAATAAAAATAATAAAGTAGTAAATGTAGTTCAAGTGGACGATGAACTTGTAACTAAAGATTCAGATGTACAAAGAGGTACGATATTAGAATCTGACAAAGTGAATGCTAAAAAAGTTGAGTTAGTTTCTAAACAAAGTACTAAAGTAGAAGACTTCAATTTCTCTTCTAGATATGTAACTGACTATAGAAATCTTGAAAATGCCGATTCATCAAAAGAACAAGTTTATAAAAATATTGAAAAATTATTACCATTCTATAATAGAGAAACAATAGTTAAGTACGGGAATTTAGTAGAGACTAGTAGTAATCTTTACAAAAAAGAATTATTATCAGTAGTTCCTATGAAAGATAAAGAAATAATTAGTGATGTTAACGGAAATAAATCAAGTATAAATAAACTATTACTATATTACACGGACAATACATCAGAAACGATAAATATACAATATCAAAGTGATTTTTCAAATGTAGCAGAGTATAGTTTGAATGGTACAAAATTAATTTACACACCAAATACATTACTTCGAAATTATAAAAATATTTTAGATGAAGTATTACCAGAATTAAATAAAGTAGAATATAAATCAGATGCAATTAGAAAAGTATTAGATATTTCTAAAGGTATTAGTTTAACAGAGTTATATCTAGATGAACAATTCGACAAAACAAAAGCAAACATTGAAGATAGTTTATCAAAACTTCTTTCTGCTGACGCGGCAATAGCTGAAAATAGTAATTCAATAATTGATAATTATGTAATAGAAAAAATTAAGAATAATAAAGAAGCGTTACTTCTAGGTTTAACTTATCTAGAACGTTGGTATAATTTTAAATATGATAATGCAAGTGCTAAAGATTTAGTTATGTATCACTTGGATTTCTTCGGTAAATCAAATAGTTCAGCCTTAGATAATGTTATTGAACTAGGTAAGTCTGGCTTTAACAATTTATTAGCGAAAAATAATGTAATTACTTATAATGTATTATTAGCGAAAAATTATGGAACTGAAAGTTTATTTAAAGCATTAGAAGGATATAGAAAAGTATTTTTACCAAAAACTTCTAACAACGAGTGGTTTAAAAAACAAACAAAAGCTTATATAGTAGAAGAAAAATCTACGATTAAAGAGGTAAGTGATAAACAATCAATAGCAGGTAGTCCATATTCTATTGGTGTATATGATAGATTAACTAGCCCATCATGGAAATATCAAAGTATGGTGTTGCCGTTATTAACACTACCTGAAAAATCTGTGTTTATGATAGCGAATATCTCTACTATTGGATTTGGTGCATATGATAGATATAGAAGTAAAGAATATCCTAAGGGAGAAAAATTAAATAAATTTGTTGAAGAGAATGCACAAGCAGCGGCTAAACGATTTAGAGACCATTATGATTATTGGTATAAAATTCTAGATAATGAAAATAAAGAAAAATTATTTAGAAGTATCCCAGTCTATGATGCATTTAGATTTGGAAATGATGAAGATAATAAGTTACAAGAAGCTAACTTTGAAACTAATCATCCAGCAATAAAACATTTCTTTGGTCCAGCAGGTAATAATGTAGTTCACAATGCTAATGGTGCATATGCAACAGGGGACGCATTCTACTATATGGCTTATCGTATGCTTGATAAATCTGGTGCGGTAACATATACGCATGAAATGACGCATAACTCAGATAGAGAAATTTATCTTGGTGGCTATGGTCGAAGAAGTGGCTTGGGACCAGAGTTCTTCGCAAAAGGCTTATTGCAAGCACCAGACCATCCAAATGACGCAACCATCACCATCAACTCGATCTTGAAACATTTAAAATCGGATAGCAAAGAAGGAGAACGATTACAAATACTCGATCCAACTACGAGATTTAATAGTGCAGATGATTTGAAGCAATATGTCCACAATATGTTTGATGTTGTCTATATGTTGGAATATCTTGAAGGACAATCAATCATTCAACATTTATCTAATGCAGAGAAAATGACTGCACTGAGAAAAATTGAGAATGTATTCGTCAAGGATCCAGATGGAAATAACGTATATGCAACAAATGTTGTCAGAGATCTAACAGTAGAAGAAGCTAAAAAACTACGTTCATTCAATGATTTGATTGATAATAATATTATTTCGTCTAGGGAATATGCGTCAAAAACATACGAAAGAAATGGCTATTTTACTATAAAACTATTTGCGCCGATTTATGCAGCATTAAGTAATGATGACGGAACGCCAGGTGATCTAATGGGACGTCGTATGGCATATGAACTATTAGCTGCTAAAGGCTTTAAAGATGGTATGGTACCATATATTTCAAATCAATTTGAACCCGATGCTAGGGAAAATAATAAAACGATTAGCTCATATGGTAAAACAAAAGGGTTAGTGACAGATAAATTGGTACTTCATAAATTATTTAATGGGCAATACCACACTTGGAGTGATTTTAAAAAGGCTATGTATACAGAGCGTAAAGACAAGTTCAACAAATTGAACAAAGTTACCTTTAAGGACACAACTAAATCGTGGACAAGCTTTGCAACAAAAACCACAAGTAGTATAGATGAGTTGCAGAAACTAATGAATGAAGCTGTCCGTCAGGATGCAGAAGGAACTCATTGGGATAACTATAATCCAGAGACTGACAGTGCGGTTCATAAGTTGAAGAGAGCGATTTTTAAAGCTTATCTTGACCAAACCGATGATTTTAGAAGTTCAATTTTTGAGAATAAAAAATAG
- the pezT gene encoding type II toxin-antitoxin system toxin PezT → MEIQDYTDREFKHALARNLRSLTRGKKSSKQPIAILLGGQSGAGKTTIHRIKQKEFQGNIVIIDGDSFRSQHPHYLELQQEYGKDSVEYTKDFAGKMVESLVTELSSLGYNLLIEGTLRTVDVPKKTAQLLKSRGYEVQLALIATKPKLSYLSTLIRYEELYAINPNQARATSKEYHDFIVNHLVDNTRQLEELAIFERIQIYQRDRSCVYDSKENTTSAADVLQELLFGEWNQVEKEMLKSGEERLKDLTNRNDC, encoded by the coding sequence ATGGAAATCCAAGATTATACTGATAGGGAATTCAAACATGCTCTAGCACGGAATCTTCGTTCTCTGACAAGAGGAAAAAAGTCCAGTAAGCAACCTATAGCGATTTTGCTTGGAGGGCAAAGTGGTGCTGGTAAGACTACAATTCATCGTATTAAACAGAAAGAATTTCAAGGAAATATTGTTATCATAGATGGCGATAGTTTTCGCTCTCAACATCCACACTATTTAGAACTGCAGCAAGAATACGGCAAAGACAGTGTAGAATACACCAAAGATTTTGCAGGGAAAATGGTAGAGTCTTTAGTAACAGAATTGAGTAGTTTGGGATACAATCTTTTGATAGAGGGAACTTTACGAACAGTTGATGTTCCAAAGAAAACAGCACAACTCTTGAAAAGTAGGGGATATGAAGTACAATTAGCCTTGATTGCGACAAAGCCTAAGCTGTCCTATCTGAGCACTCTTATCCGATACGAAGAACTGTACGCTATTAATCCAAATCAAGCACGCGCAACTTCAAAAGAATATCATGATTTCATTGTAAATCATCTAGTTGATAATACACGGCAGTTGGAAGAACTAGCTATCTTTGAAAGAATTCAAATTTATCAACGAGATAGAAGTTGTGTATATGATTCAAAAGAAAATACAACTTCAGCAGCAGATGTTCTTCAAGAGTTACTATTTGGAGAATGGAATCAAGTGGAGAAAGAGATGCTTAAATCTGGAGAAGAAAGGTTAAAAGATTTAACTAATAGAAATGATTGTTAG
- the pezA gene encoding type II toxin-antitoxin system antitoxin PezA, protein MIGKNIKSLRKTHDLTQPEFARIVGISRNSLSRYENGTSSVSTELIDIICQKFNVSYVDIVGEDKMLNPVEDYELTLKIEIVKERGANLLSRLYRYQDSQGISIDNESNPWILMSDDLSDLIHTNIYLVETFDEIERYSGYLDGIERMLEISEKRMVA, encoded by the coding sequence ATGATTGGAAAGAACATAAAATCCTTACGTAAAACACATGATTTAACACAACCCGAATTTGCACGGATTGTAGGTATTTCACGAAATAGTCTGAGTCGTTATGAAAATGGAACAAGTTCAGTCTCTACGGAATTAATTGACATCATTTGTCAGAAGTTTAATGTATCTTATGTCGATATTGTAGGAGAAGATAAAATGCTCAATCCTGTTGAAGATTATGAATTGACTTTAAAAATTGAAATTGTGAAAGAAAGAGGTGCTAATCTTTTATCTCGACTCTATCGTTATCAAGATAGTCAGGGAATTAGCATTGATAATGAATCTAATCCTTGGATTTTAATGAGTGATGATCTATCTGATTTGATTCATACGAATATCTATTTAGTAGAAACTTTTGATGAAATAGAGAGATATAGCGGCTATTTGGATGGAATTGAACGTATGTTAGAGATATCTGAAAAACGGATGGTAGCCTAA
- a CDS encoding DUF5945 family protein, translating into MTKDWNFNQPLESKSENQEDPDKIAALFGNHQGGNDVNYEAAFQKRKQAPVTESNSSSKPKVTEVRTGKETDITTSYQQHLKRLIADNNSDIQSSQKKIEELHTLIDTKNKDNKKLQSIYDAIAELH; encoded by the coding sequence ATGACAAAAGATTGGAATTTTAATCAACCATTAGAGAGTAAATCAGAAAATCAAGAAGATCCAGATAAAATTGCGGCCTTATTTGGAAATCATCAAGGAGGTAATGATGTAAATTATGAAGCAGCTTTTCAAAAGCGAAAACAAGCACCTGTGACGGAATCAAATTCTAGTTCTAAACCCAAAGTTACAGAGGTTAGAACAGGAAAAGAGACAGATATCACTACAAGTTATCAGCAACATCTTAAAAGGCTGATTGCGGATAACAATAGCGATATTCAAAGTAGTCAAAAGAAAATTGAAGAGCTACATACTTTGATTGACACAAAGAATAAAGACAATAAGAAATTGCAGTCCATTTATGATGCGATTGCCGAATTACACTAA
- a CDS encoding DUF5965 family protein translates to MTIIERLEEKVTRQESKVARETEKLAAYKEQLETAMFATFKRRQSISHMSFEEALDHAFGRERQFDDSEFRKDKMSE, encoded by the coding sequence ATGACCATTATTGAACGCTTAGAAGAAAAGGTCACTAGGCAAGAAAGTAAGGTAGCAAGAGAGACAGAAAAACTAGCTGCTTACAAAGAGCAACTAGAGACAGCGATGTTTGCGACGTTCAAAAGGCGTCAAAGCATTAGTCACATGAGTTTTGAAGAAGCTCTTGATCATGCCTTCGGTAGAGAAAGACAATTCGATGATTCTGAATTTAGAAAGGATAAAATGAGTGAATGA
- a CDS encoding DNA primase, with product MEIEECKQISILDVANRLGISFKQVSSSVYEHPEHDSFRIFSTTNTFKWFSRDIQGDVIDFVRLVKGISFKEALAFLSEEPLKKEAVQENRLRPFYYPLKRVEDSNCSLARYYLTECRGIAEEIVQKMIQQGLIAQASWKTNETVEPVIVFKSFDHRHKLQAASLQGIYKNHSLPRERLKTILKGSHGHVGISFDIGKPNRLVFCESFIDLMSYYELHQQSLSDVRLVSMEGLKRSVVAYQTLRLIAEENQKLEFLDTLIPSKLLPLINTIRDTTSYFDNHPDLLTLAVDCDDAGKDFSDKLSQSGFPVFLDFPDNESGKEKVDWNDVLREKKSDLQLMIETAKETLGNQPVRQISQCLEL from the coding sequence ATGGAAATAGAAGAATGTAAGCAAATTTCAATTCTTGATGTAGCCAATCGTTTAGGTATCTCCTTCAAACAAGTTTCGAGCAGTGTCTATGAGCATCCTGAACACGATTCATTTCGGATTTTTTCAACTACTAATACTTTTAAATGGTTTTCAAGAGATATTCAAGGTGATGTCATTGATTTTGTTCGACTTGTTAAGGGAATTTCTTTTAAAGAAGCTCTAGCGTTTCTTTCTGAAGAACCTTTAAAAAAAGAAGCTGTTCAAGAAAATAGATTGAGACCATTTTATTATCCTTTAAAGAGAGTAGAAGATTCTAACTGTAGTCTAGCCAGATATTATTTAACAGAATGTAGAGGAATCGCAGAAGAAATCGTACAAAAGATGATTCAACAAGGTTTGATAGCACAAGCTAGTTGGAAAACAAATGAAACAGTTGAACCTGTTATCGTTTTTAAAAGCTTTGATCATCGTCACAAGCTGCAGGCAGCAAGCTTACAAGGGATATATAAGAATCATTCTCTTCCAAGAGAGAGGTTAAAAACGATTCTAAAAGGAAGCCATGGACATGTTGGAATATCCTTTGACATTGGTAAACCAAATAGACTGGTCTTTTGTGAATCGTTCATCGACTTGATGAGCTATTACGAACTTCATCAACAAAGTCTTTCTGATGTTCGTTTGGTATCTATGGAGGGATTAAAAAGGTCTGTTGTCGCTTATCAAACTTTACGACTAATAGCTGAAGAAAATCAGAAGTTGGAATTTTTAGATACACTAATACCTTCAAAGTTATTGCCTTTGATTAATACAATTCGTGATACCACCAGCTATTTTGATAATCATCCTGATTTATTGACACTTGCGGTAGATTGTGATGATGCTGGAAAAGATTTTTCTGATAAGTTATCTCAATCAGGATTTCCTGTTTTCCTGGATTTTCCTGATAATGAATCAGGGAAAGAAAAAGTAGACTGGAATGATGTCCTTAGAGAAAAGAAATCAGATTTACAATTGATGATCGAGACTGCAAAAGAGACATTGGGGAATCAACCAGTAAGACAAATCTCTCAATGTTTAGAATTGTGA
- a CDS encoding peptidylprolyl isomerase — MLNKVKTKALISVGAVAATSFILMMGYTVGQHSTAKQSRKEIELAAAKLVEDKQAEDKASILSSDTVKEFLTQYYTKEKLGENNTRIQPYMTESAYSQELSSQNDAMNQVYKDYILDYHFEKADIFVNQTTNQAIAMVSYNVTYVSDLKNANQSKTNQTETRTVKLSYSKLPGKLLVNQVQVWKSGLDDLDKATPKTLEESSSIPSLPNTTTK; from the coding sequence ATGTTAAATAAAGTCAAAACTAAAGCCTTAATTAGTGTTGGAGCAGTGGCTGCAACCAGCTTTATTCTCATGATGGGATATACTGTGGGTCAACATTCTACTGCTAAACAAAGTCGCAAAGAAATCGAATTGGCTGCAGCTAAACTTGTAGAGGACAAACAAGCAGAAGATAAAGCCAGCATTTTGTCATCGGATACTGTAAAAGAATTTTTGACTCAGTACTATACGAAAGAAAAGCTCGGAGAAAATAATACACGTATTCAACCTTATATGACTGAATCGGCTTATTCTCAAGAATTGTCAAGTCAAAATGATGCCATGAACCAAGTGTATAAGGATTATATTTTAGATTATCATTTTGAAAAAGCTGATATCTTTGTCAATCAGACTACGAATCAAGCTATTGCCATGGTCTCTTATAATGTAACCTATGTATCCGATTTAAAGAATGCCAACCAATCAAAGACCAATCAGACAGAAACAAGAACTGTTAAATTGTCCTATTCTAAACTACCTGGTAAGTTATTGGTCAATCAAGTACAGGTTTGGAAATCTGGGTTAGATGATTTAGATAAGGCCACTCCTAAAACTTTAGAAGAATCATCATCAATACCATCACTGCCAAATACTACGACAAAATGA
- a CDS encoding response regulator transcription factor translates to MKILLIDDHKLFSQSIKMILELSENIKKVQLVDNFSTISEIAFNDYDIILIDINLTSLYQDDGLTLAQEIIDNGCSSKVVILTGYSKKMYEHRAKVMGAYGFLDKSMDPDELVKKLEKIYIGGKVFSDEVMVEVLTPREIEILELVRNGLTIDDVCDKVYVSKRTVSNHLANIFSKLGVTNRQEAIHIAEQLGYFPPD, encoded by the coding sequence ATGAAAATTTTGTTAATTGATGATCATAAATTATTTAGCCAAAGTATTAAGATGATTTTAGAGTTATCGGAAAACATTAAAAAGGTCCAGTTAGTGGATAATTTTTCGACTATTTCGGAGATTGCTTTTAATGACTACGACATTATTTTGATTGACATCAACCTGACGAGTCTGTATCAAGATGATGGGCTGACCTTGGCACAAGAGATTATCGACAATGGTTGTTCTAGTAAGGTTGTGATTTTGACAGGTTACAGTAAAAAAATGTATGAACACCGAGCTAAAGTTATGGGGGCTTATGGCTTTCTGGACAAAAGTATGGACCCAGATGAGTTGGTGAAAAAACTGGAAAAGATTTATATAGGTGGTAAGGTTTTTTCAGATGAAGTGATGGTAGAGGTGCTAACACCACGAGAAATCGAGATACTAGAACTGGTTAGAAATGGCTTGACCATTGATGATGTCTGTGACAAGGTCTATGTGAGTAAACGTACAGTTTCCAATCACTTGGCCAATATCTTTTCAAAATTGGGAGTGACTAACAGGCAGGAGGCGATTCATATCGCTGAGCAGTTGGGTTATTTTCCACCAGATTAG